From one bacterium Scap17 genomic stretch:
- a CDS encoding glycine betaine ABC transporter substrate-binding protein, translated as MNAATKALLLGAVMSSSLAGASAVYAAGDKGDVTLAYVEWSSEVASTNVVKAVLESQGYNVELKALSAAAMFQAVAFGDADGMVGAWLPTTHEDYMAQIADKVDDLGVNLEGTKLGLVVPSYSKLETIDDIKTHGDDIDERIIGIEPGAGLTRLTEQVLEDYALEDIDLTTGSGATMTAALSNAIKGEREIVVTGWTPHWMFARWDLKYLDDPKGVYGGAEEIHTLARKGLEEDMPEVYAILDNFAWTPADMGEVMLNNQEDDADPYETAKAWVESHQDIVKEWLPAAAE; from the coding sequence ATGAATGCCGCCACCAAGGCATTGCTGCTCGGCGCTGTCATGTCCTCCTCACTGGCCGGGGCGAGCGCCGTGTATGCCGCCGGTGACAAGGGCGATGTGACGCTGGCCTACGTCGAATGGTCCTCTGAAGTCGCCTCCACCAATGTGGTCAAGGCGGTGCTCGAATCGCAGGGCTACAACGTCGAACTCAAGGCGCTGTCTGCGGCGGCGATGTTCCAGGCGGTCGCCTTCGGCGATGCCGATGGCATGGTCGGTGCGTGGCTCCCCACCACCCACGAAGACTACATGGCCCAGATCGCCGACAAGGTCGACGACCTGGGCGTCAATCTCGAAGGCACCAAGCTGGGGCTGGTCGTGCCGTCCTACAGCAAGCTCGAGACCATCGACGACATCAAGACCCACGGCGATGACATCGATGAGCGCATCATCGGCATCGAGCCGGGCGCAGGTCTGACGCGTCTGACCGAGCAGGTGCTTGAGGACTACGCTCTCGAGGACATCGATCTGACCACCGGCAGCGGCGCGACCATGACCGCCGCGCTGAGCAATGCGATCAAGGGGGAGCGTGAGATCGTCGTCACTGGCTGGACGCCGCATTGGATGTTCGCCCGCTGGGACCTCAAGTACCTGGATGACCCGAAGGGCGTCTACGGCGGTGCCGAGGAGATTCACACCCTGGCGCGCAAGGGACTTGAGGAAGACATGCCGGAGGTCTACGCAATTCTCGACAACTTCGCCTGGACCCCGGCTGACATGGGCGAAGTGATGCTCAACAACCAGGAAGATGACGCCGACCCCTACGAAACCGCCAAGGCATGGGTGGAAAGCCATCAGGATATCGTCAAGGAATGGCTGCCGGCCGCGGCTGAGTGA
- a CDS encoding RluA family pseudouridine synthase: MQPQADPFIVPVCHETYAVLYADDDILLIHKPSGLLSLSGKHPLNLDSLHHRLVKEYPSAKLLHRLDFGTSGIMLVALNKPANGNLTRQFQDRNIGKSYTAILHGHLQEDSGRISLPIAKDVDQFPLQKICYETGKAAISDFRVIERLENPARTRVEFTPVSGRTHQLRIHSQQIGHPILGCDLYATDEAFFMAERLMLHAEMISFDHPVSGERMEVRSPCPF; encoded by the coding sequence ATGCAGCCACAAGCCGACCCGTTCATCGTTCCCGTCTGCCACGAAACCTACGCGGTGCTGTACGCCGACGATGATATTCTGCTGATCCACAAGCCCAGTGGCCTGCTCAGCCTTTCCGGCAAGCATCCGCTCAATCTGGATTCGCTGCATCATCGCCTGGTCAAGGAATACCCCAGCGCCAAGCTGCTGCATCGGCTGGATTTCGGCACCTCCGGCATCATGCTGGTCGCGCTCAACAAGCCGGCCAACGGCAACCTGACGCGCCAGTTTCAGGACCGCAACATCGGCAAGTCCTACACCGCGATCCTGCATGGCCATCTCCAGGAAGACAGCGGGCGCATCTCGCTGCCCATCGCCAAGGACGTCGACCAGTTCCCACTGCAAAAGATCTGTTACGAGACAGGCAAGGCGGCCATCAGTGATTTCCGCGTCATCGAACGTCTGGAGAACCCGGCGCGCACGCGCGTCGAGTTCACGCCGGTGTCAGGCCGCACGCATCAGTTGCGCATCCATAGCCAGCAGATCGGCCACCCGATCCTGGGCTGCGATCTCTATGCGACGGATGAGGCCTTCTTCATGGCCGAGCGCCTGATGTTGCATGCCGAGATGATCAGCTTCGACCATCCGGTGAGCGGTGAGCGAATGGAAGTGCGCAGTCCTTGTCCTTTCTGA
- the pdxH gene encoding pyridoxamine 5'-phosphate oxidase has translation MNRDIADVRRTYSGDGLSLANTPLEPFELFQEWLTSALSADDNDANVMTLSTVDSQGKPHARIVLLKGCDSEGFIFYTNYQSHKGSELANVPFAALTFWWPAMQRQVRIEGSVEKVADELSDRYFASRPKESQLGAWVSQQSVEIPDREWLSERQGRFEQVYATTEVPRPEHWGGYRVVPEMIEFWQGQPSRLHDRVRYQRLDTEDGEWHKQLLAP, from the coding sequence ATGAACCGCGATATCGCCGATGTGCGCAGAACCTATTCCGGTGATGGCCTGAGCCTTGCGAACACACCGCTGGAGCCCTTCGAGCTGTTTCAGGAGTGGTTGACCAGCGCCCTGTCCGCCGATGACAACGACGCCAATGTCATGACGCTCTCCACCGTCGACAGCCAGGGCAAGCCGCATGCACGCATCGTGCTGCTCAAGGGCTGCGACAGTGAGGGTTTCATCTTCTATACCAACTATCAGAGTCACAAGGGCAGCGAGCTGGCCAATGTTCCCTTCGCCGCACTGACCTTCTGGTGGCCGGCAATGCAGCGTCAGGTACGTATCGAAGGCAGCGTCGAGAAGGTCGCGGATGAACTCTCCGACCGTTACTTCGCCTCACGTCCCAAGGAAAGCCAGCTGGGCGCCTGGGTCTCGCAGCAGAGTGTCGAGATTCCCGATCGCGAGTGGCTCAGCGAGCGTCAGGGTCGCTTCGAGCAGGTCTATGCCACCACCGAGGTACCGCGTCCGGAGCATTGGGGCGGCTACCGCGTGGTACCGGAGATGATCGAATTCTGGCAGGGTCAGCCCTCGCGCCTGCACGATCGCGTGCGCTACCAGCGCCTGGACACCGAAGACGGCGAATGGCACAAGCAACTGCTGGCGCCCTGA
- a CDS encoding branched-chain amino acid transporter has translation MTTLQALLLIAVSAGATFATRALPFVFLSRHSAHPLILHMGRYLPAIVMVVLIIVSLSAMQLPDMSESVYRISAWRSWLESAEGAGMLVAAICVAGLHLWRRNALLSIAVGTGLYMAWLQLGGV, from the coding sequence ATGACGACCTTGCAGGCCTTGCTGTTGATCGCCGTGTCAGCCGGTGCGACCTTCGCCACGCGCGCGTTGCCCTTCGTGTTCCTGTCCCGCCATTCGGCCCATCCGCTGATTCTGCACATGGGCCGCTATCTGCCGGCCATCGTCATGGTCGTGCTGATCATCGTCTCGCTGTCGGCCATGCAGCTGCCTGACATGTCAGAGTCCGTGTACCGCATCTCGGCCTGGCGGAGTTGGCTTGAGAGCGCCGAGGGCGCCGGCATGCTGGTCGCGGCCATCTGCGTGGCGGGGCTGCATCTGTGGCGACGCAATGCGCTGCTCTCGATTGCCGTCGGTACCGGGCTTTACATGGCGTGGCTGCAGCTGGGTGGTGTCTGA